In Vibrio bathopelagicus, the following are encoded in one genomic region:
- the bufB gene encoding MNIO family bufferin maturase, producing the protein MTQTLHPNAGVGLRTPHLDFFSQNPALVSWLEVHSENYFLAQSPQRQQLREIRSAHNISCHGVGLSLGSVDRINQHHLVQLKELIDDIEPFLVSDHLSWSQTGGHYFNDLLPLPYTEEALEVFCCNVIEVQDILQRPMLIENPSSYLAFKHSTIPEWEFLAEVQKRTECRLLLDFNNIFVSSFNHGFSCEEYLSGIPADKVEEIHLAGFTKKKLEQGEIWIDTHSKPVCDEVWQLYTDWIAQHGLRHTLIEWDLDIPEPQVLLAEATKASDVLYQHDKFNQRSRAS; encoded by the coding sequence GTGACTCAAACTCTTCATCCCAACGCAGGGGTTGGCCTTAGAACACCGCACTTGGACTTCTTTAGCCAAAACCCAGCTTTAGTGAGTTGGTTAGAGGTGCACAGCGAGAACTACTTTTTAGCTCAATCACCGCAACGTCAACAACTGAGAGAGATTCGTAGCGCACACAACATCAGCTGTCACGGTGTTGGATTGTCGCTAGGTTCTGTTGATCGCATCAATCAACATCATCTCGTACAGTTAAAAGAACTCATTGATGATATCGAACCCTTCTTGGTTTCTGACCATCTCAGCTGGAGTCAGACCGGCGGTCATTACTTCAATGACTTGCTGCCGCTGCCTTATACCGAAGAGGCGTTAGAAGTCTTTTGCTGCAATGTCATCGAGGTGCAAGACATCCTGCAACGCCCTATGCTGATTGAGAACCCATCGAGCTACCTTGCCTTCAAGCATTCAACAATCCCAGAGTGGGAATTTTTGGCCGAGGTACAGAAGCGCACCGAGTGTCGACTATTACTCGATTTCAATAATATTTTTGTCTCATCTTTTAATCATGGCTTCAGCTGTGAAGAATACTTAAGCGGAATTCCTGCGGACAAGGTGGAAGAGATTCACTTGGCAGGTTTTACCAAAAAGAAGCTTGAACAAGGTGAGATCTGGATAGACACCCACAGCAAACCTGTCTGTGATGAAGTGTGGCAACTCTACACTGACTGGATAGCACAACATGGTTTGCGCCATACCTTGATTGAGTGGGATCTAGATATCCCAGAACCACAAGTCTTATTGGCTGAAGCAACCAAAGCCAGTGATGTCTTGTATCAACACGACAAGTTCAACCAAAGGAGTCGCGCATCATGA
- a CDS encoding HvfC/BufC N-terminal domain-containing protein, translated as MSHSLADVQSEFANALRYQNNGEHCDIVSDHFTDEQRIQIYRNNFVISLSEVLAATYPLTEMLVGEECFQQMARQHVLSYPSTSGDVSGYGEHFEQTIRAFPAVIEAAPYLAEVTLYEWQKDSLVRCVSESHVDQRSLSCLADVPQEQQGALVFHLKDSITLVNSSYTMIALEQAIYQQQLDGLDINQAEFGVLIRAENSRVESHCLTEKCHQLLTELQSGQALAEIDPSLLQHLNTVIALNVISGFSIDAELET; from the coding sequence ATGAGCCACTCCCTAGCAGATGTTCAATCAGAGTTTGCGAACGCATTACGCTATCAAAACAATGGTGAGCATTGCGACATAGTGAGCGACCATTTTACTGATGAGCAGCGCATCCAGATTTACCGTAATAACTTTGTGATTAGCTTGAGCGAAGTACTGGCAGCAACCTATCCACTCACTGAAATGCTGGTTGGTGAAGAGTGCTTCCAACAGATGGCTCGTCAACATGTCTTAAGTTATCCATCAACCTCTGGTGATGTCAGCGGTTATGGGGAACATTTTGAACAGACTATCCGAGCCTTTCCTGCCGTTATTGAGGCTGCACCTTATCTCGCTGAAGTGACTTTGTATGAATGGCAAAAAGATAGCTTAGTAAGATGTGTTTCAGAATCACATGTCGACCAACGCTCCCTTTCTTGTTTGGCTGATGTGCCACAAGAACAACAAGGCGCTTTAGTCTTTCACCTCAAAGATTCAATAACGCTAGTCAATTCTAGCTATACAATGATTGCGCTTGAGCAAGCTATCTATCAGCAACAACTCGACGGGCTAGACATTAATCAAGCCGAGTTTGGGGTGTTAATCCGAGCTGAGAATTCACGGGTTGAGAGTCATTGTTTGACAGAAAAATGCCACCAACTATTAACCGAATTGCAATCGGGTCAAGCGCTCGCTGAAATTGACCCTTCACTACTACAACACCTGAATACTGTCATAGCGCTTAACGTCATCTCAGGTTTTTCAATCGATGCCGAATTGGAGACATAA
- a CDS encoding DoxX family protein: MDNNTVTNMMAQYDNLIEKSQALFVPVLLLFCRLWVAWVFFNSGLTKIATWDSTLYLFELEYQVPLLPWELAAYMGTAAELILPVFLALGLLTRPMAAVLFVFNIMAVVSYPVLWAQGFYDHQLWGLMILIVVVWGAGPFSLDRILKAQFRS; encoded by the coding sequence ATGGATAACAACACAGTCACGAACATGATGGCTCAATACGACAATTTGATTGAGAAATCACAGGCACTTTTTGTTCCTGTCCTACTTCTGTTTTGCCGCCTATGGGTGGCGTGGGTCTTCTTTAACTCTGGGCTCACCAAGATAGCAACTTGGGATAGCACCCTTTACTTGTTTGAATTGGAATACCAAGTCCCACTGTTACCTTGGGAGTTAGCGGCCTATATGGGTACTGCCGCTGAATTGATTCTACCGGTGTTCTTAGCGCTTGGTCTATTAACAAGACCTATGGCTGCTGTGCTGTTCGTTTTCAATATCATGGCCGTCGTGTCATACCCTGTATTGTGGGCGCAAGGCTTCTACGATCATCAGCTTTGGGGATTAATGATTCTTATCGTCGTTGTATGGGGCGCTGGACCATTTTCATTGGATAGAATCTTGAAAGCGCAGTTCAGAAGCTAA
- the tsrA gene encoding H-NS-like global regulator TsrA has product MSLTTYEMARILEQMEDAPEKVMFGKLLKELGNQSEERIRSAAKQVPIDTLRDIIYQFQRVVESRKGEQVQLLAKELAEQGISAEELQAFLSK; this is encoded by the coding sequence ATGTCATTAACAACCTACGAAATGGCGCGCATCTTAGAACAAATGGAAGATGCACCTGAAAAGGTCATGTTTGGTAAATTGCTTAAAGAGCTAGGAAACCAAAGTGAAGAGCGTATTCGCAGTGCGGCAAAACAAGTTCCAATCGACACTTTGCGAGATATCATTTACCAATTTCAACGCGTGGTTGAATCTCGTAAAGGTGAACAAGTTCAGCTACTAGCAAAAGAGCTGGCAGAGCAAGGTATTTCAGCTGAGGAATTACAAGCTTTTCTAAGCAAGTAG
- a CDS encoding multidrug effflux MFS transporter, with protein sequence MPSNALPTPSKLQVALLAMLVLFSPLAIDIYLPALPQISTAFHVEHALAQDTITWFLFAMGVGQLFAGPLADKLGRRTVALGGVSIYALSACLAWAAQSIDMMLIARLLQGLGACATSVAAFATVRDLFGPEKSGRMISYLNGAICFIPALAPILGAWLTQQFGWRSNFSFMAVFAVVVGTILFFQMKESNPATEKVAVFKLERYWSVLKTPSFIFHATLCLMAMAVILAYVTSAPVVLMENLGLTMNEFTFWFGINAVINITAAFTAPKFMDRFGTYKALVVGISTLGLAGVVMLVLAEHASAIAFMLPIFLSSVGFAWILGAAAGKALEPFGDRAGTAAALLGLFQMSGSGLLVGTMQRLDLTSQVMIALQMFLIVPALLVLASKAGKSWHTTFAKA encoded by the coding sequence GTGCCTTCTAACGCGCTTCCAACCCCTAGTAAACTGCAGGTTGCTTTATTGGCAATGCTGGTTCTATTTAGCCCTCTGGCTATAGATATTTATCTTCCAGCTCTGCCACAAATTTCAACAGCGTTTCACGTGGAACATGCACTAGCACAAGATACGATTACTTGGTTTTTATTCGCCATGGGTGTCGGGCAATTATTTGCAGGCCCTTTGGCTGATAAGTTAGGACGTCGAACCGTTGCATTGGGAGGTGTTAGTATCTATGCATTGAGTGCTTGCTTGGCGTGGGCAGCTCAATCGATTGATATGATGCTAATAGCTCGGCTGCTACAAGGCTTAGGAGCTTGTGCGACTTCTGTAGCAGCCTTTGCGACGGTTCGCGATCTATTTGGCCCTGAGAAGAGTGGCCGTATGATCAGTTACCTCAATGGTGCTATTTGCTTTATTCCTGCACTGGCACCGATTCTTGGTGCTTGGTTGACTCAACAGTTTGGCTGGCGCTCGAACTTCAGCTTTATGGCTGTGTTTGCTGTCGTGGTTGGCACCATTTTGTTTTTCCAGATGAAAGAGTCTAACCCAGCGACAGAAAAGGTCGCGGTGTTCAAACTTGAGCGTTACTGGTCTGTACTGAAAACACCATCATTCATTTTCCATGCGACATTGTGCTTGATGGCGATGGCAGTAATCCTTGCTTACGTTACCTCTGCACCTGTTGTGTTGATGGAAAACCTAGGTTTGACGATGAACGAATTTACCTTCTGGTTTGGTATTAACGCGGTTATCAACATTACGGCTGCATTCACTGCGCCGAAGTTCATGGACCGTTTTGGTACTTACAAAGCACTGGTTGTCGGTATTTCAACGCTTGGCTTAGCGGGAGTAGTTATGCTGGTGCTTGCTGAGCATGCAAGCGCTATCGCGTTCATGTTGCCGATCTTCTTATCTTCAGTTGGTTTCGCTTGGATTCTTGGTGCTGCGGCGGGTAAAGCTCTGGAACCTTTCGGTGACCGTGCGGGTACTGCTGCTGCACTACTTGGCTTGTTCCAAATGAGTGGTTCAGGGTTACTCGTTGGTACCATGCAACGTCTTGATTTAACGTCTCAAGTGATGATTGCGCTGCAAATGTTCCTGATTGTTCCAGCATTGTTAGTGCTTGCGAGCAAAGCCGGTAAGTCGTGGCACACGACGTTTGCCAAGGCGTAA
- a CDS encoding LysR family transcriptional regulator, with product MNIEKLSRLDLNLLVCLQVLMEELSVTRTAHRLCLSQSAVSKSLAKLREQFNDPLFTRSAHGLRPTPKALFLKPRLETLINQLDVLTQPETFIPNNSDHSFHIAAVESVYPLILPHFLPAIFRQAPKVNINTHAWTEQTFKKLQLGELDIGLTGKDIDINDARLTMLPPDDICEQEIYRDAQMCVLRRNHPALSGKWDLETYLAQRHVQVRCDGNDRWLLDYKLADLGHQRDIAISVPDFNSAASLCTYTDFVFTAPSHFTYLVAKQLDLVVVPLPMEFPPMAYTLFWHRDRENDPALTWLRDIIKEKTLHLR from the coding sequence ATGAATATCGAGAAACTATCACGCCTCGACCTCAATCTATTGGTTTGCTTGCAGGTGCTGATGGAAGAGCTGAGTGTCACTCGCACCGCACACCGATTATGCTTGAGCCAATCGGCTGTGAGTAAGTCGCTAGCCAAGCTACGTGAGCAATTTAATGACCCCCTTTTTACGCGAAGTGCTCATGGCCTACGACCAACACCTAAGGCTTTATTTCTAAAGCCTCGATTAGAAACGCTGATCAATCAACTTGATGTGCTTACCCAACCAGAGACGTTCATTCCCAACAACAGCGACCACAGTTTTCATATTGCGGCTGTTGAGAGTGTTTACCCGCTGATTCTTCCCCACTTCTTACCGGCTATATTTCGACAAGCCCCTAAGGTGAATATCAATACCCATGCTTGGACGGAGCAAACCTTTAAGAAATTGCAGCTTGGTGAACTAGATATCGGACTCACGGGTAAAGATATCGACATCAACGATGCGCGCCTGACTATGCTGCCACCAGATGATATTTGCGAACAAGAGATCTATCGTGATGCACAGATGTGTGTGTTAAGACGCAACCACCCAGCTCTGAGCGGTAAATGGGATCTGGAAACCTACCTTGCACAACGTCATGTGCAAGTAAGGTGTGACGGTAACGACCGCTGGCTGCTCGACTACAAACTGGCTGATCTTGGTCATCAGCGCGATATCGCTATTTCTGTTCCAGACTTCAATAGCGCAGCAAGCTTGTGTACCTACACCGACTTTGTGTTTACCGCACCAAGTCATTTTACTTACCTCGTCGCCAAGCAACTCGACTTAGTGGTTGTCCCTTTACCGATGGAATTCCCACCGATGGCATACACTCTGTTTTGGCACCGCGACAGAGAAAATGACCCAGCCTTAACTTGGCTGCGAGATATCATCAAAGAAAAAACTCTGCACCTTAGATAA